A window of the Fusarium fujikuroi IMI 58289 draft genome, chromosome FFUJ_chr09 genome harbors these coding sequences:
- a CDS encoding related to glu/asp-tRNA amidotransferase subunit A translates to MKLLGLSLATGLIAQGVSATPKQSKNEPLFAIQPNMIPLEKNAGSPDLFPMPDCNGFKLEEATFTEMQDAMKAGKLTSVQLVTCYLMRTYQTKEYLNSVLQVNPDAFAIAAERDAERAKGKCRGPLHGIPFTVKDNIATKDSLETTAGSWALLGNVVPRDAHVVKKLRDAGAVLFGKAALSEWADMRSNDYSEGYSGRGGQVRSAYNLTVNPGGSSSGSGVGVGANVIAFSLGTETDGSVINPANRNALVGIKPTVGLTSRAGVIPESEHQDSVGCFAKNVKDAALVLDAIYGIDKRDNYTEGQKNKTPKGGYAKYLTDKKALKGATFGLPWKSFWALADEDMQSQLLELVDLIKSAGATIINGTEITNYETIVSPDGWNWDYGTTRGFPNESEYTYIKVDFYRNIETYLSEVKNTNVRNLEDIVKFNKKYDGVEGGYPYKNGKGIPAFASGQDGFLASLESKGIQDEKYWQALEFCQTSCRKGINDALTYKGKKLSGLLVPPQVAQAPQIAAQAGYPVITIPGGYAKDSGMPFGLGIMQTAWAEAELVKWASAIEDLQRSTDAPSKRRLPKFLGYLERNVPVPF, encoded by the exons ATGAAGCTTCTCGGGTTGTCGTTGGCCACGGGCCTCATCGCCCAGGGCGTGAGCGCTACACCTAAGCAGTCCAAGAATGAGCCTCTGTTCGCGATCCAGCCCAACATGATCCCCTTGGAGAAGAATGCTGGGTCGCCTGATTTGTTCCCCATGCCTGATtgcaatggcttcaagcttgaggaggctaCTTTTACGGAGATGCAGGATGCAATGAAGGCTGGCAAGCTTACTTCTGTTCAGCTTGTGACTTGCTACCTTATGCGCACGTATCAGACTAAGGAGTACCTCAA CTCTGTTCTCCAGGTCAACCCCGATGCCTTCGCCATCGCAGCAGAGCGCGACGCCGAGCGCGCAAAGGGCAAATGCCGTGGTCCTCTGCACGGCATTCCCTTCACTGTCAAGGACAACATCGCCACCAAGGACAGTCTCGAGACTACCGCCGGCAGCTGGGCGCTCCTCGGCAACGTCGTCCCCCGCGATGCGCAcgtcgtcaagaagctccgtGACGCCGGCGCCGTCCTCTTCGGCAAAGCTGCTCTCAGCGAGTGGGCTGATATGCGCAGCAACGATTACTCCGAGGGTTACTCTGGGCGCGGTGGTCAGGTTCGCAGTGCTTACAACTTGACTGTTAACCCTGGTGGTAGCTCTTCTGGcagtggtgttggtgttggtgctaACGTGATTGCGTTTTCGCTGGGCACTGAGACCGATGGTAGTG TGATTAACCCCGCCAACCGCAATGCCCTCGTTGGTATTAAGCCCACTGTTGGTCTCACCTCTCGTGCTGGTGTCATTCCCGAGAGCGAGCACCAGGACTCTGTCGGTTGCTTTGCCAAAAACGTCAAGGACgctgctcttgttcttgatgccaTCTACGGTATTGACAAGCGCGACAACTACACTGAGGgtcagaagaacaagacccCTAAGGGCGGTTATGCGAAGTACCTCACCGATAAGAAGGCCCTCAAGGGTGCCACCTTTGGCCTTCCCTGGAAGAGCTTCTGGGCTCTTGCCGATGAGGACATGCAGTCtcagcttctcgagctcgttGACCTGATCAAGTCTGCTGGcgccaccatcatcaatggCACTGAGATCACCAACTACGAGACCATTGTCAGTCCTGATGGATGGAACTGGGATTACGGTACTACTCGAGGATTCCCCAATGAGTCTGAGTATACCTACATCAAGGTCGACTTCTACCGCAACATTGAGACCTACCTTAGCGAGGTCAAGAACACCAATGTCCGTAACCTTGAGGACATCGTCAA GTTCAACAAGAAGTACGATGGCGTTGAGGGTGGCTACCCGTATAAGAACGGCAAGGGTATTCCCGCTTTCGCCTCCGGCCAAGACGGTTTCCTCGCCTCTCTCGAGTCCAAGGGCATCCAAGACGAGAAGTACTGGCAAGCCCTCGAGTTCTGCCAGACCTCTTGCCGCAAGGGTATCAACGACGCTCTCACctacaagggcaagaagctctcCGGTCTTCTCGTCCCTCCCCAGGTCGCACAAGCTCCTCAGATCGCTGCCCAGGCCGGTTACCCCGTCATCACCATCCCCGGCGGCTACGCCAAGGACTCTGGAATGCCCTTCGGCCTCGGAATCATGCAGACTGCGTgggctgaagctgagcttgtcaagtGGGCTAGCGCAATTGAGGATCTTCAGCGATCTACTGATGCTCCCTCAAAGCGTCGTCTCCCCAAGTTCCTTGGATACCTTGAGCGCAACGTTCCCGTGCCCTTTTAA
- a CDS encoding glycerate/formate dehydrogenase-like protein, protein MGSGIDSERKPRVVALGKPEFISDEYIEDFKKDFDYEVLDASNLQDALEKLPLMLQQHGPIDAFIVRMGRAPYRPFQDIFKLLAPHCKIIASAAAGYDDFNVDWLTREGIWLCNSVDAVAEATADMALFLILAVVRDTYRGELSVREGSWRGPVVPSRDPLGMTLGIIGMGAIGKYLAKRAVAFNMRIKYYNRRQLSAEEEATYSATYCPSLHDLLSQSDVVSVNCPLNKETENLISTKEFSAMKDGAFIVNTARGAIIDERALIEALESGKITRAGLDVFLNEPDVNDYFRTSDKVVVQPHAGGLTDVAFQRGEREAFENIKAFFKTGSPITPVNNPK, encoded by the exons ATGGGATCAGGAATCGACTCAGAGAGAAAACCCCGCGTCGTCGCCCTCGGAAAACCCGAATTCATCAGTGATGAGTACATCGAAGACTTCAAGAAAGATTTTGATTATGAG GTCCTTGATGCTAGTAACCTCCAAGACGCCTTAGAGAAGCTCCCTCTCATGCTCCAGCAACACGGCCCAATCGACGCCTTCATCGTCAGAATGGGCAGAGCTCCTTATCGCCCCTTCCAAGATATCTTCAAACTTCTCGCTCCTCACTGCAAGATCATTGCCTCGGCAGCAGCCGGCTACGACGATTTCAATGTCGATTGGTTAACTCGAGAGGGGATTTGGCTCTGCAACAGCGTTGATGCCGTCGCTGAAGCTACCGCTGATATGGCTCTCTTTCTTATCTTAGCTGTTGTGAGAGACACATACCGCGGTGAGCTCTCAGTGCGCGAAGGGAGCTGGAGAGGTCCTGTTGTTCCCAGTAGAGATCCTTTAGGCATGACACTCGGGATCATAGGCATGGGCGCCATCGGGAAGTATCTTGCCAAGCGAGCTGTTGCTTTCAACATGCGGATCAAGTACTACAATCGTCGACAGTTGagcgctgaagaagaagcaacgtACAGCGCTACGTACTGCCCATCGTTGCATGACTTACTCTCCCAGTCGGATGTCGTCTCAGTCAACTGTCCTCTGAACAAGGAAACAGAGAATCTTATCTCGACTAAAGAATTTTCAGCAATGAAAGACGGTGCTTTCATCGTTAATACTGCACGGGGAGCTATCATCGATGAACGTGCCCTTATTGAGGCCTTGGAGAGTGGCAAGATTACACGTGCTGGACTAGATGTCTTTTTGAACGAGCCTGATGTGAACGATTACTTCAGAACAAGTGATAAAGTCGTCGTTCAGCCTCATGCTGGTGGTCTGACAGATGTAGCTTTCCAGAGAGGGGAGCGAGAGGCtttcgagaacatcaaggctTTTTTCAAGACCGGATCGCCCATAACGCCTGTCAATAATCCTAAGTAG
- a CDS encoding related to mating protein SSF1, protein MARKRTKKRTHLGASNPDVDSAGHASAKDPKSMVIRIGAGEVGSSVSQLAADVRKVMEPGTAARLKERRGNRLKDYASMCGPLGVTHLMLFSRSESGNTNLRMALTPRGPTMNFRVEKYSLCKDVQRAQKHPKGGGKEFITPPLLVMNNFTRPDSTSKSKVPKHLESLATTVFQSLFPPINPQATPLKSIRRVLLLNREQSEEDDGTFIINFRHYAITTKSTTVSKPLRRLNAAEQFVTTKTSRKGKMPNLGKLEDVADFLIGGENGDGYMTDATSGSEVDTDAEVEILDSTTRKVLSAKARQAAAQNEAEPEAEEENVERRAVKLVELGPRMRLRLTKVEEGLADGKVMWHEYVHKSKEEIKELEKRWEKRHQEKEARKKEQKANVERKKAAKAKDGKKDDDKEDEFEYEYDSDMDVDEFDSEGLAGDAEFKVNEKMEEDGEWEDEQEEIANS, encoded by the exons ATGGCGCGCAAACGAACAAAGAAGAGAACCCACTTGGGCGCCAGCAATCCCGATGTTGACTCTGCCGGCCATGCATCCGCGAAGGATCCCAAGAGCATGGTCATTCGAATTGGCGCTGGTGAAGTCGGTTCCAGCGTTAGCCAGCTTGCGGCCGATGTGCGAAAGGTCATGGAGCCTGGTACTGCGGCTCGATTGAAGGAGAGGCGTGGAAATAGACTAAAGGATTACGCTTCAATGTGTGGTCCTTTGGGTGTTACTCACTTGATGCTGTTTTCGAGATCGGAGAGCGGGAACACCAATTTGCGAATGGCCTTGACGCCTCGAGGACCTACGATGAACTTTCGCGTGGAGAAGTACTCGCTGTGCAAGGATGTTCAAAGAGCTCAGAAGCATCCCAAGGGTGGCGGCAAGGAATTTATCACTCCTCCTCTG CTGGTCATGAACAACTTTACCCGCCCAGACTCGACTAGCAAGTCGAAAGTTCCTAAGCACCTTGAATCGCTTGCCACGACCGTCTTCCAATCCCTCTTCCCTCCCATCAACCCCCAAGCTACACCGCTCAAGTCGATTCGACGAGTCCTGCTGCTGAACCGCGAGCAAtcggaggaagacgatggtaCATTCATCATTAACTTCCGGCACTATGCCATCACAACAAAATCCACCACAGTGTCTAAACCTTTACGGAGACTGAATGCTGCTGAGCAATTCGTCACTACAAAGACAAGCCGGAAGGGCAAGATGCCTAATCTGGGTAAACTTGAGGATGTAGCCGATTTCTTGATCGGAGGCGAGAACGGTGATGGATACATGACAGATGCGACTAGCGGCAGTGAGGTGGATACggatgctgaggttgagatcCTGGACTCTACAACCCGAAAGGTCTTGTCTGCAAAGGCTCGACAAGCAGCCGCCCAGAACGAAGCTGAGCCCGAggcggaagaggagaacGTTGAACGCCGCGCCGTCAAGCTCGTCGAACTCGGACCCCGAATGCGCCTCCGCCTAACCAAGGTCGAAGAAGGTCTCGCCGACGGCAAGGTCATGTGGCACGAGTACGTCCacaagagcaaggaagagatcaaggagctcgagaagcgaTGGGAGAAGCGCCACCAAGAAAAGGAGGCACGAAAGAAGGAGCAAAAGGCCAACGTCGAGCGCAAGAAGGCGGCCAAGGCCAAAGACGGCAAGAAGGACGACGACAAAGAGGACGAGTTTGAGTATGAGTACGATAGTGATATGGATGTGGATGAGTTTGACAGTGAGGGCCTGGCAGGTGATGCCGAGTTCAAGGTCAATGaaaagatggaggaggatggagagTGGGAGGATGAGCAGGAGGAGATTGCCAATAGCTGA
- a CDS encoding related to Type 2C Protein Phosphatase: MFRIPSRTLRTFGPSLKRAPVGVRFSSTQTSTSSNARYVWASAAVIGTGTGVYLFSGKGAAKTLTNEVPNLKEFSSENQIPTNSPVKELIMEDADAKLREDAHTFVFDGNGGVKGRVDFARLGSNNPMEDEWDLKIAKGVGGTNTLYAGVYDGHAGWATSKVLRAALVPYVSNALSNITPTSSNELVDDAIKKAFVRLDDRIFNQAQEALESGQDQGSASVIIAVAPAIAGSCALLTMYEPRTSTLRTAVAGDSRAVRGMWSPNTIKYEVDVLSKDQTGFNQDEVERLDKEHPGEIKDMINPESGRLFGMAITRAFGDHRWKWPEELIRKVKHDFYGTAPRPSAKTPPYMTARPEVTTRKIQTEDFVILASDGLWDMMSNEDAVSCVSRWLVARKNGKPEPFKETKFEGRLEDGWVATPEHQVIEDLDNAAVCLVKNALGGSRRGLFLGAMTTYPPMSRNVRDDMTVQVIFFKDPYEKN, translated from the exons ATGTTTCGCATACCGTCAAGAACTCTAAGGACTTTCGGTCCATCGCTCAAGCGAGCACCGGTCGGTGTACGCTTCTCATCAACGCAGACATCGACGTCCAGCAACGCTCGTTATGTCTGGGCATCCGCAGCAGTTAttggcactggcactggtGTTTATCTCTTCAGCGGTAAAGGCGCGGCGAAAACTTTAACAAATGAAGTCCCCAACCTGAAGGAGTTCTCCTCGGAGAATCAAATCCCGACCAATTCACCTgtcaaggagctcatcatGGAGGACGCAGATGCCAAGCTGCGTGAAGATGCTCACACTTTTGTCTTCGACGGAAACGGAGGTGTCAAAGGAAGAGTGGACTTTGCTCGTCTTGGCAGCAATAATCCGATGGAGGATGAATGGGACCTCAAGATAGCCAAGGGCGTCGGCGGAACAAACACCCTGTATGCTGGAGTTTACGATGGACATGC AGGATGGGCAACATCTAAAGTGTTGAGAGCTGCTCTTGTCCCATACGTGTCGAATGCTTTGTCAAACATCACACCCACCAGCTCAAATGAGCTAGTAGACGATGCAATCAAGAAGGCATTCGTCCGTCTTGACGATCGTATCTTCAACCAAGCACAAGAAGCGCTCGAATcaggccaagaccaaggctcTGCTtctgtcatcatcgccgtcgcACCCGCTATAGCTGGATCTTGTGCCCTCCTAACAATGTACGAGCCCAGGACCTCCACTTTACGCACCGCTGTCGCAGGCGACTCCCGTGCTGTTCGCGGCATGTGGTCTCCCAACACAATCAAATACGAAGTAGATGTTCTGAGCAAAGACCAAACTGGCTTCAACCAGGACGAGGTTGAAAGGCTCGACAAGGAGCACCCTGGAGAGATCAAGGACATGATTAACCCTGAGTCCGGTCGACTCTTTGGAATGGCAATCACAAGAGCGTTTGGCGATCACAGGTGGAAATGGCCAGAAGAACTCATTCGCAAAGTTAAGCACGATTTCTACGGTACTGCACCGCGACCAAGTGCCAAGACGCCGCCTTACATGACAGCCCGACCGGAAGTAACAACAAGAAAGATCCAGACGGAAGACTTCGTAATTCTCGCGTCCGACGGTCTTTGGGATATGATGAGCAACGAGGACGCCGTGTCGTGCGTGTCGCGCTGGCTAGTCGCCAGGAAGAACGGCAAGCCCGAACCCTTCAAGGAGACCAAGTTTGAGGGAAGATTGGAAGACGGATGGGTAGCCACGCCAGAGCATCAGGTCATTGAGGATCTGGACAACGCGGCTGTTTGCTTGGTCAAGAATGCTCTCGGAGGATCAAGACGGGGACTGTTTCTGGGAGCGATGACGACGTATCCGCCCATGAGCCGGAATGTGAGGGATGACATGACTGTGCAGGTGATCTTCTTCAAGGATCCTTACGAGAAGAACTAG
- a CDS encoding related to integral membrane protein pth11: MTDPKVAQAIADGRVPKGVTAAYLNQSKDAPAIVGIILVTCITSIIVLGRLASRAFLIRRFGLDDSLTLVSWVCLVVFVGLCIKLIQLGSGRHFDYIQYVLDMPTIEYTEVLDFGAHIVYTVALLFCRMSGLAFYHRLCAVHDRLRLSIKIVFGILIAGFLPQVFLIIFHCTPVTGLWPYEWQPDFDKYTCLQWGLVYSVNSSVSLVCDLLLFGIPVVMLRVLEMPRKRKIQLGCILLPGISVIGISITRLVFVIEGQWNADMSWAYNPMLAIEVSEIGATLIALSVPGVKPLFDKFILRRDITQGESTGKSRYAQQHSSKGGTALRSLHFRPEHDVLTSRDTSAEGIKTYRSTKNASADNTSENSADGILVQVDFRIKEDTQDSKSGSDAGRSWK, translated from the exons ATGACGGACCCCAAAGTCGCCCAGGCTATTGCCGATGGACGAGTCCCCAAGGGAGTAACGGCGGCTTACCTCAACCAGTCCAAAGATGCACCCGCCATTGTGGGCATTATCTTGGTGACTTGTATAACGAGTATTATTGTTCTTGGCCGTCTTGCATCGCGAGCATTCCTCATCCGACGTTTTGGCCTCGATGATTCCCTGACTTTGGTATCATGG GTTTGCTTGGTAGTATTCGTTGGCCTGtgcatcaagctcatccagCTGGGTTCTGGACGACATTTCGACTATATCCAATATGTTCTCGACATGCCGACAATTGAATACACAGAAGTTCTCGACTTTGGCGCCCATATCGTTTACACCGTTGCGCTGCTGTTCTGCCGAATGTCCGGTTTGGCATTCTACCATCGACTGTGTGCTGTACACGACCGCCTTCGACTCTCCATCAAGATCGTGTTTGGTATCTTGATCGCTGGATTCTTACCGCAAGTTTTCCTTATCATCTTTCATTGTACGCCTGTTACGGGGCTTTGGCCGTATGAGTGGCAGCCTGATTTTGACAAGTATACCTGCTTGCAATGGGGATTGGTCTATAGCGTCAATTCGTCGGTGTCGCTAGTCTGTGACTTGTTGCTGTTTGGTATCCCAGTTGTGATGCTTCGGGTCTTGGAGATGCCAAGAAAGCGAAAGATCCAATTGGGATGCATTCTTCTGCCTGGTATTAGTGTCATTGGCATCTCTATCACACGGCTGGTGTTTGTCATTGAAGGGCAATGGAACGCCGACATGTCTTGGGCTT ACAACCCAATGCTGGCCATTGAAGTCAGTGAGATTGGCGCAACCCTCATCGCCCTCTCAGTCCCAGGCGTCAAGCCCCTCTTCGACAAGTTCATCCTCCGACGAGACATCACCCAGGGCGAGAGCACAGGAAAGTCACGATACGCACAACAACACAGTTCAAAGGGCGGCACAGCATTACGATCGCTCCATTTCCGCCCCGAACACGATGTTCTCACCAGTCGCGACACGTCTGCCGAGGGAATCAAGACGTATCGCAGCACGAAGAATGCGTCGGCGGATAATACGAGTGAGAACAGTGCGGATGGCATCTTGGTGCAGGTGGATTTTAGGATAAAGGAGGACACGCAGGACTCTAAAAGTGGGAGCGATGCTGGACGGTCGTGGAAATAA
- a CDS encoding related to heterokaryon incompatibility protein (het-6OR allele) → MSTSKDPRLYAPLDRSRRHIRLVEILSAKPKIVYNLTTISLDEATKFSAISYLWGDKGKTEPITVNGVEQFITPSLANALEYAPYHWANAFPERDPRSCRLWADALCINQDDDLEKGHQVQLMKLIYPAAEVVFSCLNIEATQSDIRLAFKACETLAKSAAEHGLVSSLIDIDATIEEKHIQELGWLLRHPLLDENYPVKSQEFADADQAMYRMLKLKYWERAWVFQELVLSRRVVVIHQLLSIDLKLLLDAQSCIDIIKEMASGPETDEADQYFWYIYWQRFLTLRQVEWARVCVYEAAKADESIIRSMRSFLLVGGMYRAKDPKDHVYALLGLTTLYIEPDYTSKTTVASVYSEVCAEILKSQKSAKGWPLCFLSGAGLAKQGKNQQYELPSWVYNFPETFKGNTVAHFLFRGYEEPNYHCPEEWNSLEPTSIRGDSLTCSAVFFHTIIDASPALEESCDSWLSFVSAIFRMIHRPMGNTEDPHPLWALARAFGADDGQVNIWETPAATRMVRMLQYLSLICQVPIHDDGRYEADAAQKAEEFAQGILDKLPENIMYQDSEQPPENRKRNESTSKIYRELISQIRDKESFWDDMDNQQVQPDISACLKLEPAIGLTDSGEFVLLPRVAEIGDQVVLLPGYWQLSLVRKEDNHFVHVGDCWPCRTMQQVAEPARAKEMKVIEIR, encoded by the coding sequence ATGTCTACCAGCAAAGATCCCCGACTCTATGCACCTCTGGATCGATCACGACGACATATCCGCCTTGTCGAGATTCTCTCTGCCAAACCAAAAATTGTCTACAACCTTACTACCATATCACTCGACGAAGCTACTAAGTTCAGCGCGATATCATATCTTTGGGGCGATAAAGGAAAAACAGAACCAATCACTGTCAATGGCGTGGAGCAATTCATCACCCCAAGTCTTGCAAATGCACTGGAATATGCACCTTATCACTGGGCCAATGCATTTCCTGAAAGAGACCCTAGATCATGTCGACTTTGGGCAGACGCACTCTGCATCAACCAAGACGATGATCTCGAAAAGGGCCATCAAGTGCagctgatgaagttgatatATCCTGCCGCGGAAGTTGTGTTTTCCTGTCTCAATATAGAAGCTACACAGTCGGATATCCGTCTCGCTTTTAAGGCTTGTGAAACGCTTGCCAAATCAGCTGCAGAGCACGGTCTCGTTAGTTCACTCATCGACATAGATGCTACCATCGAAGAAAAACATATACAGGAATTGGGATGGCTCTTGCGGCATCCGTTGTTGGATGAAAACTACCCGGTGAAGTCCCAGGAATTCGCGGACGCAGACCAGGCCATGTACAGAATGTTGAAATTGAAGTACTGGGAGCGAGCTTGGGTTTTCCAGGAACTGGTTCTCTCGAGGCGCGTCGTCGTGATCCATCAGCTTCTGTCTATTGATTTGAAACTCCTGCTGGATGCTCAATCCTGCATTGACATCATCAAGGAAATGGCAAGTGGACCAGAGACGGACGAGGCCGACCAATACTTCTGGTACATATATTGGCAGAGGTTTTTGACGTTGAGACAAGTCGAGTGGGCACGGGTGTGTGTCTACGAGGCTGCAAAAGCCGATGAATCTATCATTCGATCGATGCGGAGCTTTCTTCTCGTGGGCGGAATGTATCGCGCCAAAGACCCAAAGGACCATGTCTACGCCTTACTAGGGTTAACGACTCTTTACATTGAGCCTGACTATACTAGCAAGACGACTGTTGCCTCCGTGTACAGTGAGGTATGCGCGGAGATATTGAAGTCGCAAAAGTCGGCGAAAGGTTGGCCgctttgctttctttcaGGAGCAGGTCTCGCAAAGCAAGGGAAGAACCAACAGTATGAATTGCCGTCCTGGGTATATAATTTCCCCGAGACATTCAAGGGAAACACGGTGGCCCATTTCTTATTCAGAGGCTACGAGGAGCCAAACTACCATTGCCCGGAGGAGTGGAATAGCCTTGAACCAACGAGTATTCGTGGGGATAGTTTGACCTGTTCTGCAGTCTTCTTTCACACTATCATCGATGCAAGTCCAGCGTTGGAGGAATCGTGCGATAGCTGGTTGAGCTTTGTCTCTGCTATTTTCAGAATGATACACCGGCCTATGGGGAACACAGAAGACCCTCATCCACTTTGGGCACTCGCCCGAGCGTTCGGGGCCGACGATGGTCAAGTAAATATATGGGAAACACCTGCGGCCACTCGAATGGTTCGGATGCTCCAGTACCTCTCGTTAATTTGCCAAGTACCGATCCATGATGACGGGAGGTACGAGGCCGATGCAGCCCAGAAGGCCGAAGAATTTGCACAAGGCATTCTTGACAAGTTGCCCGAAAACATCATGTACCAAGACAGCGAACAACCACCAGAAAACCGGAAGAGAAACGAAAGCACCAGCAAGATCTACCGAGAGCTCATTTCTCAGATAAGAGACAAAGAGTCTTTCTGGGACGACATGGACAATCAACAAGTGCAGCCAGATATCAGTGCTTGCCTCAAGCTAGAGCCAGCGATCGGTCTTACAGACAGCGGCGAGTTTGTTCTACTTCCGCGAGTGGCAGAGATAGGCGACCAAGTGGTTCTACTTCCAGGATATTGGCAGCTTTCATTGGTACGGAAAGAGGACAATCACTTTGTGCACGTCGGGGACTGCTGGCCTTGCAGAACGATGCAACAAGTCGCGGAACCGGCCCGCGCAAAAGAAATGAAAGTGATAGAGATACGGTGA